Proteins encoded by one window of Streptomyces sp. ALI-76-A:
- a CDS encoding sugar ABC transporter permease — MTATTTTAPPAVTPVHTPRQPSARLRAWATRAPLLPALIFMILVTQLPFVATLVISFFDWNSLYPDARSFTGVDNYRQVLTDADLRRSVWTTVLLTVAVVLASLVLGLLLALLLDRRFKGRGVVRTLLIAPFLVVPVAAALLWKHVLYNPEYGLLNGLLHYVGGPQPDWISRTPLLAVEASLVWQWTPFMMLILLAGLQSRDQQQMEAARVDGASDWQIFRYLTLPHLRRYLELGALLGSIYIVQNFDAVFTITSGGLGTANLPYTVYQSFYQAHENGLASAAGVLVVIGSIVIATFALRVVSSLFREEVAR; from the coding sequence ATGACCGCGACGACCACCACGGCCCCGCCGGCCGTCACTCCCGTACACACCCCACGGCAGCCCTCCGCGCGGCTGCGCGCCTGGGCCACCCGCGCGCCCCTGCTGCCCGCCCTGATCTTCATGATCCTGGTCACCCAGCTCCCGTTCGTGGCCACGCTGGTGATCTCCTTCTTCGACTGGAACTCCCTCTATCCCGACGCCCGCAGCTTCACCGGCGTCGACAACTACCGCCAGGTGCTGACCGACGCCGACCTGCGCCGGTCCGTGTGGACGACGGTCCTGCTCACGGTCGCGGTGGTCCTGGCCAGCCTGGTGCTCGGCCTGCTCCTGGCACTGCTCCTGGACCGGAGGTTCAAGGGCCGGGGCGTGGTCCGCACGCTCCTCATCGCCCCCTTCCTGGTGGTCCCGGTGGCCGCGGCCCTGCTCTGGAAGCATGTGCTCTACAACCCTGAATACGGCCTGCTCAACGGGTTGTTGCACTATGTGGGCGGACCACAGCCGGACTGGATCTCCCGCACCCCGCTACTCGCGGTCGAGGCGTCCCTGGTCTGGCAGTGGACCCCGTTCATGATGCTGATCCTGCTCGCCGGACTACAGAGCCGGGACCAGCAGCAGATGGAGGCGGCGCGCGTGGACGGCGCGAGCGACTGGCAGATCTTCCGCTACCTGACGCTCCCGCACCTGCGCCGCTACCTGGAACTCGGCGCCCTGCTCGGCTCGATCTACATCGTGCAGAACTTCGACGCGGTCTTCACCATCACCTCCGGCGGCCTCGGCACCGCCAACCTCCCGTACACCGTCTACCAGAGCTTCTACCAGGCCCACGAGAACGGCCTCGCCTCGGCGGCGGGCGTCCTGGTGGTCATCGGCTCGATCGTCATCGCGACCTTCGCCCTGCGCGTGGTGTCGTCCCTGTTCCGTGAGGAGGTGGCCCGCTGA
- a CDS encoding carbohydrate ABC transporter permease produces the protein MSSVAVRVGSGRRKGAGLGLVAWLLGILFFLPIAWMALTSFHSEEDAATNPPSFGAALTLDGYREFFGTGGGASPWPPLINSAVASVASTLLVLLLALPAAYALSIRPVRKWTDVLFFFLSTKMLPAVAGLLPIYLFAKNTGMLDNIWLLVILYTSMNLPIAVWMMQSFLAEVPVAIIEAARVDGARLPTILARVVAPIALPGIAATALICFIFSWNELLFARVLTGVVAETAPVFLTGFITSQGLFLAKVCAASLVISLPVLAAGFAAQDKLVQGLSLGAVK, from the coding sequence ATGAGCAGCGTCGCCGTACGAGTCGGCAGTGGCCGTCGCAAGGGCGCGGGCCTCGGCCTGGTCGCCTGGCTGCTGGGCATCCTGTTCTTCCTCCCCATCGCCTGGATGGCCCTGACCTCCTTCCACTCCGAGGAGGACGCGGCCACCAACCCGCCGTCCTTCGGAGCGGCCCTGACCCTGGACGGCTACCGCGAGTTCTTCGGCACGGGCGGCGGCGCGAGCCCCTGGCCGCCGCTGATCAACTCCGCGGTGGCCTCGGTGGCCTCGACCCTGCTCGTACTGCTGCTGGCCCTCCCGGCGGCGTACGCGCTGTCGATCCGTCCGGTGAGGAAGTGGACGGACGTCCTGTTCTTCTTCCTGTCCACGAAGATGCTGCCGGCGGTGGCGGGCCTGCTGCCGATCTACCTGTTCGCCAAGAACACCGGGATGCTGGACAACATCTGGCTCCTGGTCATCCTCTACACCTCCATGAACCTGCCGATCGCGGTGTGGATGATGCAGTCCTTCCTCGCCGAGGTCCCGGTGGCGATCATCGAGGCGGCCCGGGTGGACGGGGCCCGGCTGCCGACGATCCTCGCCCGCGTGGTGGCCCCGATCGCGCTGCCCGGCATCGCCGCGACCGCCCTGATCTGCTTCATCTTCAGCTGGAACGAGCTGTTGTTCGCCCGGGTCCTGACGGGCGTGGTCGCCGAGACCGCCCCCGTCTTCCTGACCGGGTTCATCACCAGCCAGGGCCTGTTCCTGGCGAAGGTGTGCGCCGCGTCGCTCGTCATCTCCCTGCCGGTGCTCGCCGCGGGGTTCGCCGCCCAGGACAAACTCGTCCAGGGCCTGTCGTTGGGAGCCGTGAAATGA
- a CDS encoding zinc-dependent alcohol dehydrogenase family protein → MKAAVIESVGRAVVTEVPDPTPGPREVVVEVAACGLCGTDLHILQGEFAPKLPIVPGHEFAGEVVGVGTQVTEVSVGDRVAVDPSLYCHECRYCRTGHNNLCERWAAIGVTTAGGAARYALAPVANCVKLPEHVRTQDAALVEPLSCAVRGYDVLRSRLGAHVLVYGSGTMGLMMLELAKRTGAASVDVVDVNPARLETARRLGVSGAAANPDELDRPQGWDLVIDATGNAAAIQDGLDRVAKAGTFLQFGVADYATRVTIDPYRVYNQEITITGSMAVLHSFERAAELFANGVLDPDVFISDRVPLDRYPQALEQFAAGVGRKIVVVP, encoded by the coding sequence ATGAAGGCCGCCGTCATCGAGTCCGTGGGCCGCGCCGTGGTCACCGAGGTCCCGGACCCGACGCCGGGCCCCCGCGAGGTCGTCGTCGAGGTCGCCGCGTGCGGTCTGTGCGGCACCGACCTGCACATCCTCCAGGGCGAGTTCGCGCCGAAGCTGCCGATCGTGCCCGGGCACGAGTTCGCCGGCGAGGTGGTCGGCGTGGGCACCCAGGTCACCGAGGTGTCGGTGGGCGACCGGGTCGCGGTGGACCCCTCGCTGTACTGCCACGAGTGCCGCTACTGCCGTACCGGCCACAACAACCTCTGCGAACGCTGGGCCGCGATCGGCGTGACGACGGCGGGCGGCGCGGCCCGGTACGCGCTGGCACCGGTGGCCAACTGCGTGAAGCTGCCGGAACACGTGCGCACCCAGGACGCGGCGCTGGTGGAGCCGCTGTCCTGCGCGGTCCGGGGCTACGACGTCCTCCGGTCCCGCCTCGGCGCCCACGTCCTGGTCTACGGCTCCGGGACGATGGGCCTGATGATGCTGGAGCTCGCCAAGCGGACCGGCGCGGCGAGCGTGGACGTGGTCGACGTCAACCCGGCGCGGCTGGAGACCGCACGGCGGCTGGGCGTCTCCGGGGCGGCGGCGAACCCGGACGAGCTGGACCGGCCCCAGGGCTGGGACCTGGTGATCGACGCGACGGGGAACGCGGCGGCGATCCAGGACGGCCTGGACCGGGTGGCCAAGGCGGGCACGTTCCTTCAGTTCGGCGTCGCCGACTACGCGACCCGCGTGACGATCGACCCGTACCGCGTCTACAACCAGGAGATCACCATCACCGGCTCGATGGCGGTCCTGCACAGCTTCGAGCGGGCGGCGGAACTGTTCGCCAACGGTGTGCTCGACCCCGACGTCTTCATCAGCGACCGCGTCCCCCTGGACCGCTACCCGCAGGCCCTGGAACAGTTCGCGGCGGGCGTGGGCCGCAAGATCGTGGTGGTGCCGTAG